DNA sequence from the Bufo bufo chromosome 3, aBufBuf1.1, whole genome shotgun sequence genome:
CCACGCAGCAGCTTGACTTCTAAAGAGTGACACCCCTGCCTAGATTAGCCCCCAGATAATCAATGACTTCAAGGCTTACATTATATCCCCATGTAGTATATAGAGGCAACCAAAGCACTAGCCTGGACAAGCCCTCAGATTTACTCCGTCTACACCAAATTTAAAAGGGCAGATTATCCCATGATTCTCCAGCTAATTAAAATTGGTTTAATACAATTTAACAGGGTTgtatcatctcatacattggggacatatcacccaatgtctgataggtgcaggtactGCCTCTGGCACCCACAACTGTCTTTACAGCGCATGCACGGctacactccattcatttctatgggagtgcagaAAATAGCCAGGCAGCAAGGTTTTGGTGTTAATTCTTAGAAGTAAAATAATTACCgtaactactttttttttttttttttttttcccaatacaGTTTTTCTTTATTCTCAAAGAACCCTTAACAGGTTATGTGATGAATAGTTCCCACAGGTGGATAGCTGTGGGGATATGTAGTATTCAACTAATGTACGAGTGTCCTGGCAAAATTGGGTTTTCCCCAATTGCACCTAATTGCGGATTTGATGATGGGTTTGTTGTCTGTCGCTCCTAGGCCAGATCTTCCTCTCCCtcacaaggggagcaggtcaccgctgcTGCCTGCGTGCCTCCTGTCAACGGATGTTGTTTCCAGCACTGCAGGGAGAGGAAGATCCAGCCCAGGAATGTCCAACAGCGGACCCGGTAAGTTTGATCAGCACCGCGGGTCAGCCACTCTGGGAGGTCTGTATTAGTcctttacaacccctttaacaatacagACCAACTAAACAGTGCAGTCCTAATTAGTTATTAGCGCACACTGAAGCTCATATGGCTGCGTGGTATTTGACCGCATCATGTGGTCATACCCTCAATGGGCTCAGATCTCAAGAGATAAGTCTACAGCTACTTCCAGGCTTTACAAATTTTAATTCCACTGTTGGCACAAACTATACACCCCTCACATTGATTGACTGTTTATACGGCCAGGTGAAGTCTAACCAAAGAGGTATTCATTGGTGCTACTGAAAGCCTAAAGCTAGCCATACATGGAGATTTCAAGCATCGGTTTTCTTAAAATGGTTGGTCTGTGAAGGTTGTTGTCTTGGATGATAATGCCAGAAGTTTCAAAATATTCTGACAAAACCAACCAACAGATCTCTGCAGGGATCTGTGGCCTTCAACTGATGGGATACAGATCTGTCATTAAGCATGAATGACTTTTCAACTACAGCCCTGACTAGAACAGATATCAGTTAGCAAGTCACTCATGCTCGTCCTGAAAAAGTGCAGTGGTTGTGCGAAAATGGTCTGTATCAGCCTTTTCTGCCAACCAAAAATCTCTAGAGTATGGCCAGCTGTACGGTTTTACCAAAAATGTACTAGGTTATGTGCAGCAGATCTTTCCCACTGTAGAATAGGTGAATCAATCACCAGAAATCTTCAGTCTTTTCAGTAGGCTCTCAAATCCTCATCATGGCTTCCTGCTGCAGCACTTGACGGGTTCTCGAAACCCCATTCACATGTATCCAAACTTTGTTGTAGATTTTTTGGATACAAGGTTTGCATGTAGTTAGGTCTCTCAGCCGCCACCTACCACTGAAGGCCCCTTTACAATGCCCAACGTTCGGGCAGATTATCGTGAACAAGAGTTCCTAAGAATGCTGGTGTAAATGTGCTGCCAAATAGCCAATGAATGAGTGTTCTGTGTGTTCATCTGcggacacctaaatcattgtttgccatcgTTTCGTCTAAACTGCGCTCTGCTgcccaccaccaatgattttgtaTGGGAACAAGCAATGGCATTAATGATCGCTTCTCCTCATACTGGGGAGGAGAAGGCTCCATGTAAACGCAGccttctcctccactgacgagcaggcgattcctGACAATAGTCTACTCAATTGagtagtgtaaaggggccttaagtcATACTAACATGATTCCAGGGCGCTCAGATCTATACTGCTGCCTGCTGAACTTTACAAGTCGCTAAACGAAAGGGCAAACTGCAGCATAGAACAGAACCTCCTGGACCCTGCAAGATATTGCACAGAAACTGCCTCCCATTGTCCTTTCTTGGCGTACTCAGCGACCTCCCATGGTAGATGATGGGAGGCAGATTCCACGCGGCTGCCCAGCAGTTTACGGCTACAACCATCTCTTCACAGAGGTGCGGATAATGTAACTTGTGCAGGTTTCTGATATAAGTAGACCATATCAAAAGGTGTTAGTAAATTAACCTCTATGACACCAATATACAAAACGGAGGTTACAGTACCAAATGGTGGACTTTTCCGCCAATAGCAAGTTAAACATAAGggtccagcaggtaagtatacagaGCTGAAAACAGACGGCAGAGGAGTTTCTAAATGTCATGTGAACGGTATGCTGCCAATATAACCTACGGTTATGACTGCACATAAATAAATGGGGACATGAGGTGTAACCTTTAGGAGACGTGTCTCGCGCATTTACAATAAGACTTGTTAGTTACATTAATACACATATTATTCGGAGTAAGCGGCATAGCATCTGTGATATATTTCCTCCCACCATGAGTGATAGCTCGTATTAGGTCTACGGCTTCTCCAGAAAAGTGGTTTTAATCGACTTATTAATGAATCTCCAGTGTGATATCCTGGTTTGCTTCTTTTTGAGCATGCCTTGCAGGATGAATGGCTCCACCAGGCGCAATACCTATTGTGCGTCAACAGCATGACGAGCTGGACTTGGGTTTTCTATGTAGATTTACTGTATCGTTGTGCATCAGTTGGTCCGATCTGTCTTCAATAGCCAAAACCCTTCGGACAGCTTCTTcaaatgctgctgccacattgATGGCATCTTTTGCGCTGGTCTCAAAATATGGATGGTTCCCATTGTCTCTGCACCAAGCCTGAGCTTCTTCCATGGACACTTGACGTTCACTGATGTCAACTTTGTTTCCCAAAACCACAAACGGAAAACTGTCTGGGTCTTTGACATCTGCATAGTAGATGAATTCTTTCTTCCAGTTGTTTAAGTTCTGAAAGCTCTGCAAGTCATCTACACTAAATGTTAGTAGACAACAGTCAGATCCCCTGTAAAAAGGGGTCCTCAAGCTCCTGAACCGTTCCTGACCTGCAGTGTCCCAGATCTGCATGGTGACCATGTGATTGTCCACTTCAAGCTCCTTGTTCAAGAACTCAACGCCTATTGTGTGAAACAGCTGAGTGTCAAACTTGTTGGTAACGTATCGATTCATCAGAGAACTCTTTCCCACACCTCCATCTCCCAAAAGTATTACTTTCAGTAAGGAAGACTTTGATGCCATTGTGAAAGCTATACTAATTTTAGGTCTTCAATATGGTGTTCtagggagagagaaaaaaaacaaatggaTTCGTTTAGTATGAAAATTCATGGAGAACCAGTTAAGAAATTGTTGGTGATCTAATCAGGACAACGCCCTGGTCTTGTGCAACATCCGTACTGATTGTATCAAATAGTATACAATATGTAGCCAACACACTGCACCACAGTAATCATCTGCTTCTAGATGCACAGTAGATTCTCAACCTGTATCTCAAGTTCCCCCGTGTCCTCTTTTAGGCTTCGGCTAATGCCTATGGTGGATAAAAGCTACACAGTAgcagtatagtgtattactgtagtgcagcggcgacatgaagcgcacggcgtcatagcaaccaatgacaccttgcgctcctgctctgaacaggaatccagcccagcataccacggaccgctctcggccgcggaacacggccgtgtgcattcggcctaacagtgatggtgaacctttaaccacttcccgcaactgtaacgccgaaaggcgtcattgcggcggctcccccaggctacgctaacgccaataggcgtcatctcgcgtgagccgagatttcctgtgaacgcgcgcacacaggcgcgcgcgctcacaggaacggaaggtaagagagttgatctccagcctgccagcggcgatcgttcgctggcaggctggagatgtgttttttttaacccctaacaggtatattagacgctgttttgataacagcgtctaatatacctgctacctggtcctctggtggtcccctttgtttggatcgaccaccagaggacacaggtagctcagtaaagtagcaccaagcaccactacactacactacaccccccccccgtcacttattaaccccttattagcccctgatcacccctgatcaccccatatagactccctgatcaccccctgtcattgattacccccctgtcattgatcacccccctgtaaagctccattcagacgtccgcatgatttttacggatccactgatagatggatcggatccgcaaaacgcatccggacgtctgaatgaagccttacaggggcgtgatcaatgactgtggtgatcaccccatatagactccctgatcacccccctgtcattgattacccccctgtcattgattacccccctgtaaagctccattcagacgtccgcatgatttttacggatccactgatagatggatcggatccgcaaaacgcatccggacgtctgaatgaagccttacaggggcatgatcaatgactgtggtgatcaccccatatagactccctgatcacccccctgtaaagctccattcagatgtccgcatgatttttacggatgcactgatagatggatcggatccgcaaaacgcatccggacgtctgaatgaagccttacaggggcatgatcaatgattgtggtgatcaccccatatagactccctgatcacccccctgtcattgattacacccctgtcattgatcacccccctgtaaagctccattcagatgtccgcatgatttttacggatgcactgatagatggatcggatccgcaaaacgcatacagacgtctgaatgaagccttacaggggcatgatcaatgactgtggtgatcacccccctgtcattgattacccccctgtaaagctccattcagatgtccgcatgatttttacggatgcactgatagatggatcggatccgcaaaacgcatccggacgtctgaatgaagccttacaggggcgtgatcaatgactgtggttatcaccccatatagactccctgatcacccccctgtcattgattacacccctgtcattgatcacccccctgtaaagctccattcagatgtccgcatgatttttacggatccactgatagatggatcggatccgcaaaacgcatccggacgtctgaatgaagccttacaggggcatgatcaatgactgtggtgatcaccccatatagactccctgatcacccccctgtcattgattacccccctgtaaagctccattcagatgtccgcatgatttttacggatccactgatagatggatcggatccgcaaaacgcatccggacgtctgaatgaagccttacaggggcgtgatcaatgactgtggtgatcaccccatatagactccctgatcacccccctgtcattgattacccccctgtcattgattacccccctgtaaagctccattcagatgtccgcatgatttttacggatccactgatagatggatcggatccgcaaaacgcatccggacgtctgaatgaagccttacaggggcgtgatcaatgactgtggtgatcaccccatatagactccctgatcacccccctgtcattgattacccccctgtaaagctccattcagatgtccgcatgatttttacggatgcactgatagatggatcggatccgcaaaacgcatacggacgtctgaatgaagccttacacgggcgtgatcaatgactgtggttatcaccccatattgactccctgatcacccccctgtcattgatcacccccctgtcattgatcaccccccctgtcattgatcacccccctgtcattgatcaccccccctgtcattgatcaccccccctgtcattgatcaccccccctgtcattgatcaccccccctgtcattgatcaccccccctgtcattga
Encoded proteins:
- the RAB9A gene encoding ras-related protein Rab-9A translates to MASKSSLLKVILLGDGGVGKSSLMNRYVTNKFDTQLFHTIGVEFLNKELEVDNHMVTMQIWDTAGQERFRSLRTPFYRGSDCCLLTFSVDDLQSFQNLNNWKKEFIYYADVKDPDSFPFVVLGNKVDISERQVSMEEAQAWCRDNGNHPYFETSAKDAINVAAAFEEAVRRVLAIEDRSDQLMHNDTVNLHRKPKSSSSCC